A stretch of DNA from Rhizobium sp. EC-SD404:
TCGCGTGGCCAATCGCGCATGTAGCTGACGAAGCGCAGACTGGTCGCCAGCAGCAGAGGCTCGACACAGGCTTCCTTGGAGCGGAAGTAGCGCCAGACCGTCCGTTTCGAGATTCCTGCGGCTTCGGCGATGGCATCGCCACTCGTGCCGTCGAGCCCGTGTTTCCAGAACAGTTCGGCTGCATGACGAGAGACCGCCAGCCGAGCTTCCTCCATCTTCGTCGGGTCGATTGTGGCCTCCATCGTCGTCAGGGAATGGCCAATCTGTCACCAAGTGACGAACCTGACAATCGGTCACCCGATCCGTTCAGACCGTCAAAAGGGTTTTTGGACCAATGCCTTCAATCGGCTTGTCGATCCCGCATTTCCTGCGCATTGCGAGCGATCTCCGAATTGAGGTGCGCTTGCTGAACGAAGCGCGTGTACTCGTCGTCGCGGCGTTGCTGCTGCTGCATCATGCAACGCGTATGGGCGGGCGATCCGTAGCGCGCGCCCATATCGGCGCAGACGTTCTGGTCTTGAGTGAGGTTCACCTGCCGCTGCTGCTCAGGGGAAACGCAGCCGCTCAACAGGATGCCGAGGGCAACGGCGCCGCCGAAGGTCATGCCGGCGCGGCGCGTGGGGGAGTGGAAGTTCAGGGTCATAAGATTTCTCATCGGTGTCGGTTCGAAAACACTTGGCGAGCATCAAAGCTCGCTTGAGCGATTTTTTGTCACTTGGTGACATTTTTTATAAATGGCACCAAGTGACAGAAACTGCAACCCCTGACTCTGCGAATGGACTCGAATGGGCACGGCCGACGCTTTGAGGCTAAGCGTCGGCCCACGTTCAATCAGGTCAGGCCGCCGCAGGAATGCGGGCGATCACCTTGATTTCGAAGTCGAACCCAGAAAGCCAGTTCACGCCGATCGCCGTCCAGTTCGGATAGGGCTTTGCCGGAAACTCTTCGGACTTGATGGCGAGGAAAGGCTCGAACTGCGTTTTGGGATCGGTGTGGAAACTCGTCACGTCGACGACGTCGTCCAAGGAGGCACCGGCCGCTGCCAGCGTTGCCCTCAGGTTTTTGAATGCAAGCCGCACCTGCGCTTCGTAGTCGGGTTCGGGCGAGCCATCTTCCCGGCTGCCGACCTGACCCGAGACGAATAGCAGGTCACCGGACTTGATGGCGGGCGAGTAGCCATGTGCATCGTAGAGATGGTGGCGTCCGGCGGGATATACGGGTTCACGAGCAGTCATGTTTCAGTCCTCTTCAATGTTCGACGCTTCACAAATGAAGCGAGTTTGATATACGTAACGTATGTTAAATGTTCACATACGCTACGTATGTCAACCCTTGCGCTCTGCTTTGGGCCATTGCGAGGATGGGAATGACCAGAAAAAGCCGCGCTGCGATGATGGAAGAGACGCGCGCCAAACTGATTTCGGCCGGCCGTAAGGCCTTTGCGGAAAAGGGTTTCGCCGATGCATCAATGGACGACCTGACGGCGGATGCCGGCCTGACGCGCGGCGCGCTCTATCACAATTTCGGCGACAAGAAGGGCTTGCTGGCCGCGGTGGTGGCGCAGGTCGATGGCGAGATGGCCGCCAAGGCAAAACAAGCCGCTGCCAACGCCGGCGACAGCTGGGCTGCGCTGGAAGCCGAAGGGGCCGCCTATATCGAGCTTGCGCTCGATCCCGAAATCCAACGCATCGTGCTGCTGGATGGCCCGGCCGTGCTCGGCGATCCGTCGGCATGGCCGAGCCAAAATGCCTGCCTTGCGGAAACCCGTCTCGCACTCAGCGCACTTGCGGAGGACGGAAAGCTAAAGCCCGTCGATATCGAAGCTGCGGCGCGATTGTTGAACGGTGCGGCCTTGAACGCGGCTCTCTACGTCGCCGCCAGCGAGGATCCTGAAAAGATCCTGCCCCGCACCATAGAGGCCTTCAAGGCGATGGCACGGGGCTTTCTTATTCCGTAAGTTTTGACTGACGGATGGCCGCTGCAATAAACGGCGGAACGGAACGTTCAGCGCGTTTCGATAAGATCGACGATCGCTGCACCGACCTCTGTCACGGCTGCGTTGCGCGTTTCGAAATCGGCCGACGTGTCCGACAGGTAGATCGAGACCAGATACGGCGCTTCATCGGGTGGCGTGACCATGGCGACGAGATTGCGCGTGCGGTTGCCGCTGCCGGATTTGTCGGCCACCAGCCAATCGTCGGGAGTGCTTGCCCGCAACAGGGCGCCTGTTACGCCGCCGATGCTCATCCAATCGACCAGCTGATCCTGCGCCGCCGCCGACAGCCCGTCGCCAAGCAGCATGGCTTCCCAGCTTGCCGCCATCGCAGACGGTGTGGTGGTGTCGCGCGGGTCGCCCTCGGCGAACGTATTCATTTCCGGCTCCCACCGGTCGAGGCGGGTGACGCCGTCGCCCAGGGTGCGCACGAACGCTGTGACCTCCTGCGGCCCGCCCAGGCGATCGATCAGCAGATTGGCAGCCGTGTTATCGCTCATATCGAGCGTCGCCAGACACAGTTCGCCAACCGTCATGGTTTCCCCGACGCGCGTTTCCGCAACGGGCGCGTAGTCCTGAATGTCGGATGCCTCGATTTCCAGTGCATCGGTGAGTGCCAGTTCGCCGTTCTCGGCACGCTGAAGGACCGCACCGCACAGCACAGATTTGAAAGTGCTGTTCATCAGGAACCGTTCGTCTTCGCGGTGCGCCCACTGCCAATCCGAACCGGTGTCGCGCACGACGATCCCGACACGTGCGCCGAGATCTTCCTCGATGGTGGAGACAACCTCCTGAAGCCGCGCACCGGCATCCTGGCCGTAGGCCGCTCCGGCGGACAGGATGCTCATGGCGAGGGCGGCAAAGGTGTGCTGCGTGAAAATCGGACGTGGTGTCATCGGCTAAATCCGTAATCTGGTTGCAAGGTCTGCACCGACCCGAATTGAACGGTGCATCAACTCATGTGATGGGGAATGCATAGACCGAGCCTGAAAACCGTGGCAGACGACAAATCCTTTGATCAGCCATTAGCTCAGATAATACCCAATGGATCGTCAGGACATTCCACTCAACGCTCTGCGCGTCTTCGAAGTCGCCATGCGGCAAGGCAGCTTCACGCGTGCGGCCATCGAACTGCGCGTTACTCAGGCGGCTGTCAGCCATCAGATCGCGCGACTGGAAGACATGCTCGGCACGACGCTGTTTCGCCGAACATCGCTCGGCCTCGTGCCGACGGAAGAAGGCTCGGCACTTTTCCCGGTTCTCGAACACGGGTTCGATAACATGGCCCGCGCGCTCGATCGTGTGCGCGGCAAGCACCACATCGAGGTGCTGCAGATCGGCGTCGTCACGACGTTTGCGCTGGGCTGGCTGATGCCGCGGATCGGGCATTTCAACGAGGCGTATCCGCACATCGATCTGCGCATCTCGACCAACAACAACCGCGTCGAGATCACGCGCGAAGGCCTCGACATGGCCATCCGTTTCGGCGCAGGATCATGGACCGGTTTGGAGGCGGAGCCGCTGCTTGCAGCGCCGATGATGCCGCTTTGCGCACCGAATGTCGCCAGACGCTTGCATGTCCCCGACGATCTCGCTCGCGAAACGCTGCTGCGCAGCTATCGCAAGGACGAATGGGAACAGTGGTGCGAGGCAGCCGGCATGGCCTGCCCGCCCATGACCGGCCCGGTTCTCGATTCCTCGATTGCCCTTGCGGAACTTGCAGCCGATGGTTTCGGCGTGGCGCTGCTGCCATCCGCCATGTTCAGCCGACAGATCGAAGCCGGCCGTCTGGTCCAGCCATATGATGTGGCCGTGTCGGCCGGCTCCTATTACCTCACGCGGCCGATGGGGAAGGCAGTGACGCCTGCGATGGCCACTTTCGCAACATGGCTGCGATCGGAGCTTGCGGACGCGTGAGATCGCAAAGGATCGGTTCAGCTAGCTTTGGTGCTCAAGACCGACGCCATCGAGGCGCCAATCTGGCCGCCCGCATAGGCATTGCCATAAGCGCGGCGAGACTGCTCGTCGAGCTTCACCAGGGCCGGGTGAGATGACACCCTGCGTGACAGCGCCAGGGTTCGCGGCGCCGTTTCCGTCAAAAGCTTTTCAAGCCGGTCGAAGCGGTCTGCCATCGTGGTCCAAAGTGTCGCCGTCACGATGTCGGCGATACCCGCGTTGGACCCGCCGAGCAGATATCCGTCATTCACCGTCAGGCCGTGCTTCGTGCCGAGCACTTCCCAGAGCGTCATCCACTTGCGAATGCGCGGAATGGAGCCCCGCCACTTCTCTTCGGTCCACATGTCCCGGCCGCCATTGAGCGTCAGTTCGTCGATCACGTCATTGGCGTCGTTGACCACCTTCATGGTCAGTGCGCGCAATTCCGCGGTCTTAGGCATCAGATCCAGCTTCTCGCCGAGATAGAAGACGATCGCGGGCATCTGGGAGACCGCGAAGCCGCTTTCGCTTTCGATGAGGACCGGCGGACCGATGAAGGGAACCGGCATGTCGCCGACATCGGAGTCCATGAGTTCCGCGATCGAGGGTTCATCCCACTCGGCCCATTCCACGCCGGCATGGGCGAGGATGGCGCGCACGAACTGACCGCGGAACGGCACCGACCAGTAAAGAAGTTCATAGGCAGCCACGGCACGTCTCCATCCCGTCTGGTGAGAGCGAATTGCGAACGCTCAACCTAGCCGATATGCCTTCCGTGCCAAACCGGCAGCGAGATCCTGCGCGATGGTGAAAGCTTCGTCCTCCGCCATACGGTGCGACGTCACCAACTCTGCCAAGAAGGCGCAGTCGGTCCGTCGCGCGACATCGTGGCGTGCCTGGATCGAGGTAACGGCGCGCGTATCGTCGTTGAAACCGGCGGTGTTGTAGAACCCTGCCGTCTCGGTGACCTGCTGGCGATAGCGCCGGATGCCTTCGAAACTGTCGTGAAACCACCAGGGCGGACCGAGGACGAGCGAGGGCCACGCACCGGCGAGCGGTGCGAGCTCGCGCGTGTAGGTCGTCTCATCGAGCGTAAAGAGGATCACCCGTAACTGCGGCGCCATGCCGACCGCATCGAGCATCGGCTTCAGCGCTTCGGTGAAGCTGATGGGGACCGGGATATCGAAACCGCGGTCACGCCCGTAGTCGGCAAGGACGGAGCGGGAATGGTTGCGGTGCGAGCCGCAATGGAGCTGCATGACCATGCCGTCTTCAGCGGACATGCGCGCCATCTCGGTCAGCATCTGCGCGCGGAAGAGTTCCGCTTCGCCAACGCCCAAGCGCCCAGTGCGGGCACGCTCGTACAGGCTTGCGGCTTCGCTCTGCGGCAAGTCTGCCGTGCGCGGCGTTGCATGGCCGTGGTCTGTCGCCGTGGCGCCCAGCTCCCGGAAGGCGGCGCGGCGCGCTCGGTGGGCGTCGAGATAGCCGTCCCATGTCGCCGTGGACATGCCCGACGCCACTGCCAGTTTTTCCAGGTTCTCCGCAAAACCCGGCTGGTCGGGGTCCGTCACCGCATCGGGACGATAGGTCGGCACCACGCGTCCGTTCCACGACGAGTCGCGGATCTGCCGGTGCCACTGCAGATCGTCCAGCGCACCATCGGTCGTGGCGATCACCTCGATGTTGAACCGGTCGTAGAGCCCGTGGGGCCTGAAGCGATCCTCCTGCAGTGCGGATTCGATGCGCTCATAGGCGGCTTCAGCGGTTTCCGGTCCTAGTCGTTCCGAAAAGCCGAAGACGTTCTCCAGTGCATGCTCGATCCAGAGTTTGGAGGGCGTTCCGACGAAGAGATGGAAATTCGACGCGAAGGTGCGCCAGATGGCGCGCGGATCGGTTTCGCCACCCTGCCCGATGCCGAGCGCCTCGAACGATACACCCTGACTGACAAGCATGCGGGTGACGTAATGGTCCGGCGTCACGAACAGCGTCGCCGGGTCGCTGAACGCCTCGTTCGTCGCCCACCAGCGCGGATCGGTGTGACCGTGCGGCGAAACGATCGGCAGGTCGGCAACCGTCTCGTAGAGCGCGCGGGCGATACCGCGCGTCGTCGCGTCGGTCGGGAACAGTCGATCGGGATGAAGCGCCATTACATCAGCCAGTTGGGGAGGAACAGGACGATTTCGGGGAAGAGGATCATGACCGCGACGAGCAGCAGGACCGCGAGCGCGAGCGGGATGAGTTCGATCGAATAGTCCTTGTAGGAACAGTTCAATATCCCGCAGACTGCGAACATGGACACACCAAAAGGCGGCGTCATTCCGCCGAAGGTGACGAGCGTCATCATCACCAGTCCGAAATGCACCGGATCGACGCCGGCAGCCGTGACGACCGGAACGAGAATCGGCGTCAGGAGCATGACGAGAACCGTCGCCTCCACCAGCATGCCGAGGACGAGCAGGAAGCCAGCGATGACGAAGAGCAGCACGGTCGGATCCGACAGCGTCGTCAAGGCCACTTCCGCGATCGACTGCGGCACACGCTCGAAGGTGATGACGTAACCGAACGTGCCGGAGAACAGGATGATCAGCATGATCATGCCGATGTCGTTGATGCTCTTCATCATGGCATCGATACAGCCGGCGATCGTCATCTGCCGGTGAATGAAGAAGCCGACGATCAGCGCATAGGCGACTGCGAAAGCGCCCGCTTCCGACGGCGTGAAATAGCCGAAGCGGATGCCGACGAGGAGCCAGACGGGAAACATGACCGCCCAGAAGCTCTTGCGGAATTCCTGCCCCACTTCGCGCAGCGTCGGGTAGCGATCGTTGATGGGCTGGTAGTCGCGCTTCACGGCCACCATCCAAGTCGTGGCCATCAGCACGATGGTCAGCAGCACGCCGGGGACGATACCGGCGATGAACAGGCGGCCGATCGAGACTTCGCCCAAATAGCCATAGAGGATGAGACCGAGGCTCGGCGGCAGCGTTGCGGTGATCAGCCCGCCGACGGACAGAATGGCGGCGGTGAACCCGCGGCTATAGCCCTGCTGGATCATCGGGTTTCCGAGAATGCGCGCCTGCATGGCGGCATCGGCGACGGCTGAACCCGAGATACCGCCCATCAATGCGGAAAGGATGAGCGTCGATTGGGCGAGCCCGCCGCGCATCCAACCGGCGACGGTGGTCGCAAGCGCGACGAGCCGCGGCGTGATGCCGGCGCTGTTCATCAGATTGCCGAGTAGGATGAAGAGCGGCACTGCAAGAAGCGGGAAGGACTGGCTCGCCGCGACGATGCGCTGCACGGCAGTGCTTTCAGGCAGGAAGACCGAAGGAAGCAGGAAATAACTGGAGCCGGCAATGCCGATCGCGAAGGCGACGGGCATGCCAAGCACGATCAGGCCGAGCGCAGCCGCGAGGATCAGAGCGGAAATCATAGAACGCCTTCCTTGGCCTCATGGGTGGGCTCGTACGAGGCAATCAGGCCCTTGGCCCAGAAGCGGCGCAGAAACGAAATGGCCAACAGCGCAGCGCCGACGGGAAGGGCGAGCGTTACGAGACCATAGCTCAGCCCGGACGCGCCGAGCGTGCGCTGCCAGTTGCCAGCCGAAAGCTCGAAGCCGAGCTTGGCGACGAAGCCCAGGAAGATGAGCATCAGCAACAGGTTGAAACCGGCAACCCAACGGCGCAACGTTACCGGAAGAATGTCGGGGAGTGCGGAAACTCGAATGTGTTCGCCGTGCTTTGCCGTCAGGTCCGCGCCGATCATGCACGTCCAGATCAGAAAGAGCTGCGCAAACTGCGGGCCGGACGTGATCGGCAGGCCGACCGAACGGCCGACGGCCGTCAACAGCACGGCAAAAACCGTCGCAGCGAGCATCGAGAGCGCAAGCACGAGTTCGATGCGGTCATAGATTTTCCAGAATACGGACATCGGAGCCCTCGCCGGCCATCATCGGATTGGTTCGGGCGGCAATGAAGACCGCCGCCCAAACCTCAGGTCAAATCCGTCTTATTGGGCGGACGGAAGGTATGGCTGCAGCGCTTCGCGGGCTTCAACCAGACCGACTTCTTCGTAGACGGACGCCGTCGCCTCGCGGAATGGCGCCATGTCGACTTCGTTGAAGGCGACGCCGGCAGCTTCCATTTCGGTCTGCACTTCGCTTAGGCGTTCGACCGTCATGCGGGTCGCCTCGTCGCCGGCTGCCTTCAGTTCCTCGTCGATGATCGTACGGATATCGTCGGGCAGCGACTCCCACCAGGCTTGCGACGTCGCGAGACCCGTGAAGAGCTGGATGTGGTTCGTCATGGCGATATTGGTCGCCACTTCGTGGAGCTTGATGCCATAGGCGCCCGTGAGCTGCGCTTCGGCGCCATCGATCGCACCGAGCTGGAGCGCCGAATAGACTTCAGACCACGCCATCGGTGCTGCCGTCGCGCCCATGGACTCGACCGTGGCGATCCAGCTCGGCGCATCGATGGTGCGCACGCGCACGCCCGACAGGTCTGCCGGTGCCGTGATCTCCTTCTGGGTGATCATCTGACGCGTGCCCTGGAACCAGTTGTAGTTCAGGAGGCGGATGCCGGAGCTTTCGGCAAGCTCTTCGACCCATTCGCCGTAGACGGGCGAGTCGGTGATTGCGGCGTACTGGGTGTAGTCGTCGACGAGATAGGGTGCCGCCAGAATGCCGAGCTCGGCATGCAGAGGCGCCAGGCGTCCGGCATCGACGAGCGCCGCGATCGGCGCGCCGTTGCGGATTTGCTCCAAAACGTCGTTGTCCTCACCGAGCTGCGAGCTCGGGTAGATCGTGACATCGACGCGGCCATCGGAGCGCTCCTCGATGCGCTGTTCGGCGCCCTGCATGGCGATGACCAGCGGGTCCTGCACCGTCTGCGACGTCGACAGGTTGAGCGAGAATTCCTGCGCCGAGGCGACGCCCGACACGATGGCGAGTGCAGTGGTCAGTCCGAGTGTTTTCAGTGTGACGTTCATGATCGATCCTCCTTGATCATTGTCGGTGGTTTTCGGCCGTGGATGCCGGGTGCGGCGTCAGTGTCCAAAGACCGGCGCGTGCGCCTTCCGTGACGAAGATGGCCACGTGGTAAAGCAGACGGCTCAAGGCTTCCGACCACACTGACCGGCCTTCAGCATCGAGGCGATTGACCCAGACCGGCAGACCGGTTGCGGCAGCGGGCGCGAAGAAATGGCGGGCCATGATCGATGCGAGGTCGCGTGCGCGTTTCGCGTCCTGTGCGTCGGCGACGCGTGCATGGCGCGCGGCATAGAACTTGCCGGCTTCCGTCAATGGCCAGAGAAAATGCGTGTTCTCGGTGATCTCACCTCGAGCGTCCAGCGCATCGAAAGGGAGACCTTCCAAGAGACCGGGCCGAGCTGCCAGCCCGTGCCGCTCGACGAAGGCGATCATGGGATCGGCCAGCGATCGGGCATCGTTCTTGCCGGCCAGATCGGCGTAGCGATGCAGCAGCCAAGCCCATTCATACTGATGGCCCGGCTCGCGCCGCTCGCCGTCCGTGCCCGCCAGAGGCTGCAGGTCATGACCGACGAATTCGCGCACCGCGCCTGACTCGTCATCGACAAAGAAGCGACGGCACATATCGAGCATCGTCTCCGCGCGTTCCAGCCAAACGCGATCGCCGGTCATCTCGAATGCCTGAAGCAACGCCTCAAACATGTGCATGTGCGGGTTCTGCGCGCGCAGATCGCCGGGCGTTGCGCCCTTGGCCGCCATGACAACGTCTTCCCAGAGCGCACCGGTGCCGGGGTCGGTCAGGCGCTCCGAAATGAAGGCCCAGCATTCATCGATCCGGCGCTGCGCCACCGCATCCGGCGCGGCTTTCTGCAGGGTCACAAGTGCAAGAAGCACGAAGGACTGATCGTAGGTTCTGCGCACTTGCGATGCCGGATCGGCCAATGCCTGGCCGTCACGCGCAACGCTGAACCGGTAACCACCGTCCGCATCGCGGAGATGCTCATCGAGAAAGCGATACGTATCGATCGCCGCATCGAGCAACTGCTTGTCGCCGGTGGCAAGATGCAGATGAGCGAGCGTGAACGCGATGCGCGCATGAACGAGCGTCGTCTTGGCATCGCCTTCGACCGGGCGCCCGTCCAGAGCGAGACGATCGAAAATACCGCCATCCACCTGGTCATGCGCAAGCTGCAGCCAACGCGGCACGAAGGACGAGGCGAAGCTGCCAACGTCGAACATCGCGATGGGGACAACGACGCTCATGGCGCTTCAACGCGTTCGTCGAAATAGGCCGGCAGCGCGGCGATCACGGCCGGCAGATCGTCGAGGATCTGCCGCAGATGCGACCGCATCGCGCCTTCGGCTCCATCGCCGTCGCCGTTGCGGATCGTCTGGACGACGTCTTCATGCTGCGAAAGGAGTTGGCGCAAGGGGAACTGCTTGGCGCTCAGATGGCGAACACGATCCATCTGCGTCTTCAGGGGCTGCAGGATATCCCAGCTCGCACCCTGCCCGGCTTCAGATGCCAGCATGCGGTGAAAACGCTCGTCGAGCTGAATGAATGTCGTCGGGTCGTCGGCCTCGACGGTAGCGCGCTGGCGGAGGATCAGATCGTCCAGTTCCCGCAAGAACACCTCTTTCGGACGCGCCGCGAGGATCCGGACGATGTCCGCCTCGACGGCTTCGCGCACGAAGCGAGCGGACATGACGGCGGCGACATTGATCTGGCTGACATAGGTACCGCGCTGCGGCCTGATCTCGACGAGGCTTTCCTCGGACAATTTGATGAAGGCTTCGCGCACCGGCTGGCGGCTGACGGCATAGGATGCCGCGACATCGACCTCGGAGAGCCGCGTTCCCGGCACGAGGTCGCCCTTCACGATACGCTCACGCAACAGGCGATAGAGGCGCGGGCCCACGGCCTGCCCCCGTTCCTCGTCACGCGCTTTCACTGCGTATGCGTCTCGCAAGTTCACGTTAATCTCCTCCGCGACAAGCAATGAACCATACTACCATACTAGTCAACATCAAAGCCTGATGCTATCTGATGGCGGGTCGTCTAAGAGCGGCTCAACATGCAGGAGGAGCATTCATGCGGCAGACGTGGCGCTGGTTCGGCCCGAAGGATCGGGTCTCCATCGACGATATGATGCAGGCCGGCGTCGAAGGGGTCGTCTCGGCTTTGCACCACATACCGACCGGGTCGGTCTGGACGCAGGATGAGATCGAAAAGCGGCAGGCGCTGATCGGCCGCATGAAGGACGGAGCTCCATCGGGCCTTGCCTGGGAAGTCGTCGAAAGCCTGCCCGTTTCGGAGGACATCAAGAAGCAGACCGGCGACTGGCGCGGGCATATCGATGCCTGGCGCACCTCGCTCAAGCACCTGCACGCGGCAGGCATCGAGACGATCTGCTACAATTTCATGCCGGTGCTCGACTGGACGCGCACAGAACTCGCGCATCGCCGCCCGAACGGCGCTACCTGCATGCGCTTCGACCTGACCGATTTCGCGGCGTTCGACATTCACATCCTGAACCGGCCGGGTGCGAGTGAAGGTTTCAGCGAAGCGATCGTCGAAGATGCCGGCCGTCGCTTTGCCGCCATGTCGGATAGCGCGCGGGCGCAGCTTGCCGACAACATCGTGTGCGGATTGCCTGGCGCCGCCGAGAGCTTCACGCTCGATGACATTCGCGACCATCTTGCCGGCTATGCCGTGCTTGGCGAAGATCGCTTGCGCCAGAATCTCGTCGATTTTCTTTCCGAGGTCGCGCCGCTCGCGGAAGACCTCGGCATGCGGCTCTGCTGCCATCCGGACGACCCGCCGTTCCCGCTGCTCGGGCTGCCGCGCATCATGTCGACGGAAGCGGACTACCGCGCCATTCTCGATGCGGTCGATCTCCCGTCCAATGGCGTGACGCTGTGTTCGGGATCGCTGGGTGCGCGTCCGGACAACGATCTGCCCCAGATGATGGAGCGG
This window harbors:
- the uxuA gene encoding mannonate dehydratase is translated as MRQTWRWFGPKDRVSIDDMMQAGVEGVVSALHHIPTGSVWTQDEIEKRQALIGRMKDGAPSGLAWEVVESLPVSEDIKKQTGDWRGHIDAWRTSLKHLHAAGIETICYNFMPVLDWTRTELAHRRPNGATCMRFDLTDFAAFDIHILNRPGASEGFSEAIVEDAGRRFAAMSDSARAQLADNIVCGLPGAAESFTLDDIRDHLAGYAVLGEDRLRQNLVDFLSEVAPLAEDLGMRLCCHPDDPPFPLLGLPRIMSTEADYRAILDAVDLPSNGVTLCSGSLGARPDNDLPQMMERLGDRVHFLHLRNVTREGADISGSFFEDEHLGGSTDMVALIAAVVREERKRRQAGRRDVSIPFRPDHGQEILDDFQRKAQPGYPAIGRLKGLAELRGIMTALTHEREGLRS